The window CAGGGCACCGCCGAGGGCGCTCCCTTCAGCGAGGACGAGCTGATGGCGCTGCTCAAGCTCGCCAAGGGCGGCATCGGCAAGCTGGTCGCCCTGCAGAAGGCGACGGTGGCCTGACGTCATGAGTGCGAACCGCCTCCTCACCGGCAAGGTCGTGATCGCGACCCACAACCAGGGCAAATTGCGCGAGATGCGTGAGCTTCTGGCGCCCTATGGGGTTGAGTTGGTCTCGGCCGGCGAGCTCGGCCTGCCGGAGCCCGACGAGAACGGCCACATGTTCGCCGAGAACGCCGCGATCAAGGCAGTGGCGGCGGCAGAAGCCTCCGGCCTGCCGGCGCTCGCCGACGATTCCGGCGTCTGCATCGATGCGCTGGACGGTGCCCCCGGCCTGTTCTCGGCCAACTGGGCCGGGCCGGGCAGGGATTTCGCCCCGGCGCTGGCCAGGGTCCAGATGGAGCTCGACAAGCGCGGTGCGACCACGCCCGAGCAGCGCAAGGCGCATTTCGTCTCCGCGCTGGTGATCGCCTGGCCGGACGGGCATCAGGAACTGTTCGAGGGGCGCGTCTTCGGCACGATCGTCGATGCACCGCGCGGGTTGTCCGGCTTCGGCTACGACCCGATCTTCCAACCGACCGGTTATGCCAAGACCTTTGGAGAGATGAGCGCGCAGGAGAAGCACGGCATTCCCCAGGACGGCTCGCCCGGCCTGTCGCACCGGGCCCGCGCCTTCCATGTGTTGGCTGCCGCCTGCCTGAGGCAGCCCGCTTGAGCCCTCCGGCCGCCCTTGCCGCGCGGCCCGGCGTGCCGGCGCATCCGACCGCGGATGCCGGCTTCGCCGTCTATGTGCATTGGCCGTTCTGCCTGGCTAAATGCCCCTATTGCGACTTCAACTCTCATGTCCGGCATCAGCCTCCGGATCAGGCGCGCTATATCGCAGCTTTCCGCCGCGAGATCGCCCAGCGGGCGCAGCTCGCGCCAGGGCGCACGGTGTCCTCGATCTTCTTCGGCGGCGGCACGCCTTCGCTGATGGAAGGCGCGACCGTCGGCGCGATCCTCGATGCGATCGGCGAGCACTGGGCCGTCGATCCCAATTGCGAGGTCTCGCTGGAAGCCAATCCGACCAGCGTCGAGGCCGGGCGCTTCCGCGATTTCCGCGCGGCCGGCGTCAACCGCGTCTCGCTCGGCGTGCAGGCACTGAACGATGCCGACCTGAAAGCCCTTGGCCGGATGCATTCGGCGCAGGAAGCACTCGATGCGGTTGCGATCGCGCGCCGCTATTTCGAGCGTTACTCCTTCGACCTGATCTATGCCCGTTCGCCGGAGCAGACGCCGGCGTTCTGGCAGGCCGAGCTCGAACTCGCGATCAGCCACGCCGCCGAGCATCTCTCGCTCTACCAGCTCACCATCGAGCCCGGCACGGCCTTCGAGCAGCTCTACAAGGCCGGCAAGCTCGCCATTCCCGACCCCGATGCGGGGGCCGCGCTCTACGAGTTGACGCAGGAGATCACGGCCAAGCATGGCCTGCCGGTCTACGAGATATCGAACCATGCCCGGCCGGGCGCGG is drawn from Bosea sp. Tri-49 and contains these coding sequences:
- the rdgB gene encoding RdgB/HAM1 family non-canonical purine NTP pyrophosphatase, with amino-acid sequence MSANRLLTGKVVIATHNQGKLREMRELLAPYGVELVSAGELGLPEPDENGHMFAENAAIKAVAAAEASGLPALADDSGVCIDALDGAPGLFSANWAGPGRDFAPALARVQMELDKRGATTPEQRKAHFVSALVIAWPDGHQELFEGRVFGTIVDAPRGLSGFGYDPIFQPTGYAKTFGEMSAQEKHGIPQDGSPGLSHRARAFHVLAAACLRQPA
- the hemW gene encoding radical SAM family heme chaperone HemW, whose protein sequence is MSPPAALAARPGVPAHPTADAGFAVYVHWPFCLAKCPYCDFNSHVRHQPPDQARYIAAFRREIAQRAQLAPGRTVSSIFFGGGTPSLMEGATVGAILDAIGEHWAVDPNCEVSLEANPTSVEAGRFRDFRAAGVNRVSLGVQALNDADLKALGRMHSAQEALDAVAIARRYFERYSFDLIYARSPEQTPAFWQAELELAISHAAEHLSLYQLTIEPGTAFEQLYKAGKLAIPDPDAGAALYELTQEITAKHGLPVYEISNHARPGAECRHNLVYWHYGEYAGIGPGAHGRLVTADGRYAQSTEKRPETWLERIEAGTGALVENERLSAEAQGDEYLLMGLRLIEGIDLDVFEGLAGRKLNGNRIGSLIAEGFLTRKPNGRLAATPEGALLLDALVADLAA